The segment CCGTGCGGGGCGGGCCGAGCGGAAGGTCGCCGCCGGGCGGCGGCGGAGTCGGCCCGCAACGCCGTGGATCCACCGGCCCACGGTCGTCGGGGTCGAGCGCCGCGGAGCGACCTCGGCAACTCAGGAACCCTGCGCTGCCGCGGCCGGAGGGCCGGGCCGCCGAGGAGTGGGCGACGCCGATCGCCTGAATTGCCGAGTGGGGGTGGGCGCGAAGTGCCGCGGCGAGGGCGGGCGGGCCCGGCGTCAGGCGGCGACTAGCGCGCCGGCGGCGAGCTCGACCGACCGCAGCCGGTCGGCCACGGTGGGCGACTGGTGCGCCAGGATCAGCTCGTCCGCCTGCGCCTCTGCGGCGAACGCGTCGAGCCCGGCGCGCACCTCGGCGGGGTCGCCGACCGCGGCGTACCGCATCATGTTCGCGATCTGCCGCCCGTTCGGCGTGGTGAGGAAGATGTCGATCTGCTCGTCCGTGTACTCGGGGGCGGCCGGGCCGCGCGCGATGAGCGAGCGGACCCGAGCCCGCCGCGTGACGGCGAACTGCCGCTGGGCGTGCTCCGAGGAGTCCGCTGCGACCACGTTGATCCCGGCGATGACGTGGGGTTCGGCCAGCTGCGCCGACGGAGTGAACTCGTTGCGGTAGAAGGCCACGGCGTCGTGCAGGAGGTCGGGCGCGAAGTGCGACGCGAACGCGTAGGGCAGGCCGTAGGCGGCCGCCAGCTGCGCCCCGAACATCGACGATCCGAGGATGTAGAGCGGCACGTCGACCGCGCCCGGCACCGCCTGCACCCCGGCGATCCGCGACTCCCCGCAGAGGTAGGCCTGCAGTTCGAGGACGTCCTCCGGGAAGGAGTCCGCCGACCCGGGGTCGCGCCGGAGCGCTCGCATCGTGGTCTGGTCGCTGCCGGGCGCGCGCCCGAGGCCGAGGTCGATCCGCCCGGGGTGGAGCGACGCGAGCGTCCCGAACTGCTCGGCGATGGTGAGGGGCGCGTGGTTCGGCAGCATGATCCCGCCCGCTCCCAGCCGGATCGTGGAGGTCTGCGACGCCACGTGGCCGATGAGCACGCTCGGCGCACTCGACGCGATGGTGGGCATGTTGTGGTGCTCGGCGTACCAGACGCGCCTGTATCCGCTCCGCTCGGCGGTCTGCGCCAGGGCGACGCTGTTCGCGAAGCTCTGGGCCACGGATTCTCCCGGGGCGATGGGGGCGAGGTCGAGGATGGAGAGCGGAACGGTCATGCTCGTGTCAACGCCCGAGGTACCGCAATCGTTCCCGATGCGCGAGGTCCGTCAGCGCCGGGCCTCGTACTCCCGCGACAGCCAGGCCCCTTCGGGGCGGTGGGCGCAGGAGCCGCTGCTCGCGCAGGTCTTGTAGTCGCTGCGCGCGTAGACGAAGAAGATCGCCTCCTTGGCCGCGGTCTCGTGAGGGGCGAGGTTCGCCGGTTCACCCTCGATCGGATAGCCGCGGTAGCCGGCGAAGGAGTGCGGGACGTCGTACACCCGGTCGACGCGTTCGGCGAGGTAGGCGACGGCGTGGTGGTCGGCGTGGTCGCCGTCGTCGAAGCCGCCGACGTGGTCGAGGGTCGTGATGCGGTCGGGGCGATGCGCTCGGAGGAGCTCGTGCAGGGCCTCCTGCAGGCTCGCGAGGGTGTGCGTCGCGGAGCCGTCGACGGCCGCGATGGTGTCGATCGTGCCGTCCCAGAGCTTCCGGAGGCTGGCGCCGCCGCTGCGGACGCCCCCGGAACCGTCCATGCCGCCGTCGGGGAGGCGGAAGAAGTAGAGGACGACGTGCGGCGCCGCGTCGAGGACCACGCGGGTGACGGAGCGTCCGCCGAGGGTCACGACGGACGTCGACCACGCGTCGGCGACGCCCAGCAGCGCGGCGTACGCCGCACGGGCGCCGGCCTCGCGGGCCTGCCAGTACCAGCTCTCGTCGTCGTCGTCACCCGCGGTCAGGTAGGCGTTGACGAGGGCCCGGCCCGCCGTCGCGTCGGCCTGGACGCTGCGGCTCTGGAACAGGAGGTCGTCGTCCTGGTGAGCGAGGATCGCGACGGTCCCGCCGAGAGCTGCGCCGCCGGAGAGGGCACCACCCGAGAGGTCGCCGCCGGCGGCAGCCCCGCCGGGTGAGGCCGGAGTCGCGGCCAGAGCCCCGCGCCGGACCGCCTGCCGCCACGCCCGGAGGCGGGCGACGACGCGACGGGGCCTGCGGAGGGCGAGCGCGAGGATCCTGCGCATCAGGACACCTCGTAGATGCGCACGCCGTCTCGGTCGTAGGCGAGAGTCGACCGGGAGGCCACGGTGTCCTCGAGCAGCTTCAGGTCGGCGGCGGAGAACGCCCCGCTCACGATCGCGGCACGCTCCTGGCTGTCGGAGAAGGCGACCCAGGTGCGCCCGCCGAAGGCCCGCTCGTCGATCAGGCCGAGGAGGGTCGCGTTGGTGACCTTCCCCGGGTCGAAGTTCTTGACGTCGGTCATGGCCGTGGCCTGCGCGTAGTGCACGAGGTACTTCGGGTAGTTCGGCCCGACGAGCAGCGGGAACGTGTCGGTGACGCTGAAGACGAGGTCGTCCCTCTGGAAGCGCCCGTCGAGCCACTCGGCGGCCTTCACGTCGCTGGCCGAGACGCGGAGGCTCGCCTCCGGCTGGAAGTACGTGCCAACGAAGA is part of the Frondihabitans sp. 762G35 genome and harbors:
- a CDS encoding LLM class flavin-dependent oxidoreductase gives rise to the protein MTVPLSILDLAPIAPGESVAQSFANSVALAQTAERSGYRRVWYAEHHNMPTIASSAPSVLIGHVASQTSTIRLGAGGIMLPNHAPLTIAEQFGTLASLHPGRIDLGLGRAPGSDQTTMRALRRDPGSADSFPEDVLELQAYLCGESRIAGVQAVPGAVDVPLYILGSSMFGAQLAAAYGLPYAFASHFAPDLLHDAVAFYRNEFTPSAQLAEPHVIAGINVVAADSSEHAQRQFAVTRRARVRSLIARGPAAPEYTDEQIDIFLTTPNGRQIANMMRYAAVGDPAEVRAGLDAFAAEAQADELILAHQSPTVADRLRSVELAAGALVAA
- a CDS encoding PIG-L family deacetylase, which translates into the protein MRRILALALRRPRRVVARLRAWRQAVRRGALAATPASPGGAAAGGDLSGGALSGGAALGGTVAILAHQDDDLLFQSRSVQADATAGRALVNAYLTAGDDDDESWYWQAREAGARAAYAALLGVADAWSTSVVTLGGRSVTRVVLDAAPHVVLYFFRLPDGGMDGSGGVRSGGASLRKLWDGTIDTIAAVDGSATHTLASLQEALHELLRAHRPDRITTLDHVGGFDDGDHADHHAVAYLAERVDRVYDVPHSFAGYRGYPIEGEPANLAPHETAAKEAIFFVYARSDYKTCASSGSCAHRPEGAWLSREYEARR